The Ralstonia wenshanensis genome includes a region encoding these proteins:
- a CDS encoding FAD-dependent oxidoreductase, whose translation MNPDFQNRVFPYAPCAEQEPGAAPAARPVVIVGAGPVGLATAIDLARQGVAVVVVDDDCTLSTGSRAICFSKRSLEIFDRLGCGDCMVDKGVSWNVGKVYLKNELLYSFDLLPETGHRRPAFINLQQYYVEGFLVQRAQALPNIELRWKNKVTGLTQDADGVTLTIETPDGTYEQRAQYVVAADGSRSPVRHMMGLEARGQTFKDRFLIADVRMDAPFPSERWFWFDPPFHPNQSVLLHHQPDNVWRIDFQLGWDADPVAEKQPERVIPRVRALLGEGVDFELEWVSVYTFSCERMDRFRHGRVLFVGDAAHRVSPFGARGANSGLQDAENLAWKLRMVLAGDAPDTLLDTYASEREFAADDNIRHSTRSTDFITPKSAVSRLFRDATLRLAKHYPFARPLVNSGRLSMPTVLEGSPLQTEDDAPFACALVPGAVALDAPVRNADGGADWLLSHLHGGFMALRFCEAGEHVDALPLPTLAVFPVGGMGTASANVTALEDIDGLVAQRYDARPGTIYLIRPDQHVCARWRALVPAKLAAALLRATGQTASASTSRATVSA comes from the coding sequence ATGAATCCCGACTTCCAGAACCGCGTCTTCCCGTATGCGCCGTGCGCCGAGCAGGAGCCCGGCGCGGCACCGGCGGCCCGCCCCGTCGTCATCGTAGGCGCCGGGCCGGTGGGGTTGGCCACGGCCATCGATCTGGCGCGGCAAGGTGTGGCCGTGGTCGTTGTGGACGACGATTGCACGCTGTCCACCGGCTCGCGCGCGATCTGCTTCTCCAAGCGGTCATTGGAGATTTTCGATCGGCTCGGCTGCGGCGACTGCATGGTCGACAAGGGCGTGAGCTGGAACGTCGGCAAGGTCTACCTGAAGAACGAACTGCTCTACAGCTTTGACCTGCTGCCCGAAACCGGCCACCGCCGGCCAGCGTTCATCAATCTGCAGCAGTACTACGTGGAAGGCTTTCTTGTTCAACGCGCGCAAGCCTTGCCGAACATCGAGCTGCGCTGGAAGAACAAGGTGACGGGCCTCACGCAGGATGCCGACGGCGTAACGCTCACCATCGAGACACCCGACGGCACGTACGAGCAGCGGGCGCAATACGTGGTCGCCGCCGATGGCTCGCGCAGCCCGGTACGCCACATGATGGGCCTCGAAGCCCGCGGCCAGACGTTCAAAGACCGCTTCCTGATCGCCGACGTGCGCATGGATGCGCCCTTCCCCAGCGAGCGCTGGTTCTGGTTTGATCCGCCGTTCCATCCGAATCAATCGGTGCTGCTGCACCATCAGCCCGACAACGTCTGGCGCATCGACTTCCAGCTCGGCTGGGACGCCGACCCCGTGGCCGAGAAGCAACCCGAGCGCGTCATCCCACGCGTGCGCGCATTGCTGGGGGAAGGCGTCGACTTCGAACTGGAATGGGTCAGCGTCTATACGTTCTCGTGCGAACGCATGGATCGGTTCCGCCACGGCCGCGTGCTCTTTGTCGGCGATGCGGCGCATCGTGTGTCGCCATTCGGTGCGCGCGGTGCCAACAGTGGTTTGCAAGACGCCGAAAACCTCGCGTGGAAATTGCGCATGGTGCTGGCCGGCGATGCGCCGGACACACTGCTCGACACGTACGCGAGCGAGCGCGAGTTCGCCGCCGACGACAACATCCGCCACTCCACCCGCTCAACCGACTTCATCACGCCCAAAAGCGCGGTCAGCCGGCTCTTTCGCGATGCCACGCTGCGCTTGGCGAAGCACTATCCGTTTGCGCGGCCGCTGGTCAACAGCGGGCGGCTCTCGATGCCGACGGTGCTTGAAGGTTCTCCACTGCAGACAGAGGATGACGCGCCCTTCGCCTGCGCACTCGTGCCCGGTGCGGTCGCACTTGACGCGCCAGTGCGCAATGCCGATGGCGGTGCCGATTGGCTGCTCAGTCATCTGCACGGCGGCTTCATGGCGCTACGTTTCTGCGAGGCGGGAGAACACGTCGATGCGCTGCCGCTGCCGACGCTGGCCGTCTTCCCGGTTGGCGGCATGGGCACGGCCTCTGCCAACGTGACCGCGCTGGAAGACATCGACGGGCTGGTCGCGCAACGCTATGACGCACGCCCCGGCACGATTTACTTGATCCGCCCCGACCAGCACGTCTGCGCACGCTGGCGGGCGCTTGTGCCGGCCAAGCTGGCCGCCGCGTTGCTCCGCGCAACCGGCCAGACCGCGTCTGCCTCAACCTCGCGCGCGACCGTCTCCGCTTGA
- a CDS encoding MBL fold metallo-hydrolase, with protein sequence MAKAFASQADLEAKQVTFTQLSPNAYAYTAEGDPNSGVIIGDDSVLIVDTTATPAMAQDLIARIRAITDKPIKHVVLSHYHAVRVLGASAYFAEGAQNIIASRGTYEMIVERGEADMKSEIERFPRLFAGVETVPGLTWPTLVFERELTLFLGKLEVKILHLGPGHTKGDTVVWIPSQKVLFSGDLVEYDAACYCGDAQLEEWPATLDALRALGADKLVPGRGPALLNPAEVDKGLAYTRDFVSTLLQRGKEAVAQKMDLKAAMAHTRAAMDPKFGNVFIYEHCLPFDVTRAFDEASGIKHPRIWTAERDKEMWAALQG encoded by the coding sequence ATGGCCAAAGCCTTCGCCTCGCAAGCCGACCTCGAGGCCAAACAAGTCACCTTCACCCAGCTCTCCCCCAACGCTTACGCCTACACCGCCGAGGGCGACCCCAACTCTGGCGTCATCATCGGCGACGACTCGGTGTTGATCGTCGACACCACCGCCACGCCCGCGATGGCGCAAGACCTGATCGCTCGCATCCGCGCCATCACCGACAAACCGATCAAGCACGTGGTGCTGTCGCACTATCACGCCGTGCGCGTGCTCGGCGCGTCAGCCTACTTTGCCGAAGGCGCGCAGAACATCATTGCCAGCCGCGGCACGTACGAAATGATCGTCGAGCGCGGTGAAGCGGATATGAAATCCGAGATCGAACGCTTTCCGCGCCTGTTCGCGGGCGTTGAAACCGTGCCCGGGCTGACGTGGCCGACGCTGGTGTTCGAGCGCGAACTCACGCTGTTCCTGGGCAAGTTGGAAGTGAAGATCCTGCACCTCGGGCCCGGCCACACGAAGGGCGACACGGTGGTGTGGATTCCGTCGCAGAAGGTGCTGTTCTCCGGCGACCTCGTCGAATACGACGCTGCCTGCTACTGCGGTGACGCCCAACTCGAAGAATGGCCCGCCACGCTGGATGCACTGCGCGCGCTCGGCGCCGACAAGCTCGTGCCGGGGCGCGGCCCCGCGTTGCTCAATCCAGCCGAAGTCGACAAGGGTCTCGCCTATACGCGGGATTTCGTGTCCACGCTGTTGCAACGTGGCAAGGAAGCCGTCGCGCAAAAGATGGACCTGAAGGCCGCCATGGCGCACACCCGCGCAGCCATGGACCCGAAGTTCGGCAACGTCTTCATCTATGAGCACTGCCTGCCGTTTGACGTGACGCGTGCCTTTGATGAGGCCAGCGGCATCAAGCACCCGCGCATCTGGACAGCCGAGCGCGACAAGGAAATGTGGGCTGCCCTGCAAGGCTGA
- a CDS encoding IclR family transcriptional regulator, which produces MEITEVEDDLPPDGDAEDARASRDRSGIQSIEVGSQLLVALTRAMRAMALGDLARAAGMHPSKAHRYLVSLQRVGAVSQDPLTGRYELGPFALRLGLASLNRSDAIVRTRPLLAGLRDQTGHTIGIAVWSDRGPTVVHWEKAGGAPGVNLRIGDVLPMLNSATGRLFGAYQPMEQTLPLVERELHERAGDDLPGLPRSLTEYYRLCEDVRTEGASWVTGSLLPGVNALSLPVFGARGQLVLVLIALNLQPLFHAQRGGELEHTLRTFVMRLSAMLQAPAVSPAKVSNRRSRATR; this is translated from the coding sequence ATGGAGATCACGGAAGTCGAAGACGACCTGCCACCCGATGGCGATGCAGAAGACGCGCGCGCAAGCCGTGACCGCTCGGGCATCCAATCCATCGAGGTCGGCTCTCAATTACTGGTGGCGCTGACGCGTGCCATGCGGGCGATGGCGCTCGGCGATTTGGCACGCGCGGCGGGGATGCATCCATCCAAGGCGCATCGTTATCTGGTGAGCCTGCAGCGCGTGGGGGCTGTGTCGCAGGATCCGCTGACCGGCCGCTACGAACTCGGGCCCTTTGCGCTTCGCCTGGGCCTGGCCAGCCTCAATCGCTCCGATGCCATCGTCCGCACGCGGCCTTTGCTGGCCGGCTTGCGAGACCAGACCGGCCACACCATCGGCATTGCCGTGTGGAGCGATCGTGGCCCGACCGTCGTGCATTGGGAGAAGGCTGGCGGCGCGCCTGGCGTGAACCTGCGCATTGGCGATGTGTTGCCGATGCTCAATTCCGCTACCGGCCGCCTGTTCGGCGCGTATCAGCCGATGGAACAGACGCTGCCGCTTGTAGAGCGGGAGCTGCACGAGCGTGCTGGCGACGACTTGCCCGGGCTGCCGCGTTCGCTTACCGAGTACTACCGTCTGTGCGAAGACGTCCGGACTGAAGGCGCATCATGGGTCACGGGTAGCCTGCTGCCGGGCGTCAACGCGCTGTCGCTGCCGGTGTTTGGTGCGCGCGGGCAGCTTGTGCTGGTGTTGATTGCGCTGAATCTGCAACCCCTGTTTCACGCGCAGCGCGGTGGCGAGCTGGAGCACACGCTGCGCACGTTCGTGATGCGCCTGTCTGCCATGCTGCAGGCGCCCGCGGTCAGCCCCGCCAAGGTCAGCAACCGGCGGAGCAGGGCGACGCGTTAG
- a CDS encoding branched-chain amino acid ABC transporter permease: MDLSIAAILAQDGVTSGAIYALLALALVLVFSVTRVIFIPQGEFVAYGALTLAAIQANKAPLSASMLVALGVLTFLVEMGRTLLQPELRLHALRTGAIYAVKYLVFPIAVYIAASMLAPMTLPMPVQVALTLLIVIPMGPMIYRLAYEPLAEASTLVLLIVSVGVHFAMVGLGLVMFGAEGSRTDPFSDARFDLGALTVSGQSLWVVAVSVLMIVALYFYFGRTVSGKALRATAVNRLGARLVGIGTTQAGRLAFTLAAALGALCGILIAPLTTVYYESGFLIGLKGFVGAIVGGLVSYPVAALGALLVGLLESYSSFWASAFKEVIVFTLIIPVLLWRSLTTKHVEEEE; encoded by the coding sequence ATGGACTTGTCGATTGCCGCCATCCTGGCGCAAGACGGCGTGACATCGGGCGCGATCTACGCGCTGCTGGCGCTGGCGCTCGTGCTGGTGTTTTCCGTCACGCGCGTGATCTTCATCCCGCAGGGCGAATTCGTGGCGTATGGCGCGCTCACGCTGGCGGCCATCCAGGCCAACAAGGCGCCCCTGTCGGCCAGCATGCTGGTTGCGCTGGGTGTGCTGACGTTCCTCGTCGAGATGGGCCGCACGCTGCTGCAACCCGAACTGCGTCTGCATGCGCTGCGCACAGGCGCCATCTATGCGGTCAAATACCTGGTCTTTCCGATTGCGGTGTACATCGCCGCCAGCATGCTTGCACCGATGACGTTGCCCATGCCTGTGCAGGTTGCGTTGACACTGCTGATCGTCATTCCAATGGGCCCCATGATCTACCGCCTGGCCTACGAGCCATTGGCCGAAGCCAGCACGCTGGTGCTGCTGATCGTTTCGGTGGGCGTGCACTTTGCGATGGTGGGCCTCGGCCTTGTGATGTTCGGCGCGGAAGGCTCGCGCACGGATCCGTTCTCCGATGCGCGCTTTGATCTGGGTGCGCTCACCGTGTCGGGCCAGAGCCTCTGGGTGGTGGCTGTATCGGTGCTGATGATTGTGGCGCTGTACTTCTACTTTGGCCGCACGGTGTCGGGCAAGGCGCTGCGCGCGACGGCGGTGAACCGGCTCGGCGCGCGGCTGGTCGGTATCGGCACTACGCAGGCGGGGCGCCTGGCGTTCACACTGGCGGCGGCGCTTGGCGCGCTGTGCGGCATCCTGATTGCACCGCTGACCACGGTCTACTACGAGTCCGGTTTCCTGATCGGCCTGAAGGGCTTCGTGGGCGCCATCGTGGGTGGGCTCGTGAGCTATCCGGTGGCGGCGCTGGGCGCGCTGCTGGTGGGGCTGCTGGAGTCGTATTCGTCGTTCTGGGCGTCGGCGTTCAAGGAGGTGATCGTATTTACGCTCATCATTCCCGTGCTGCTGTGGCGATCGCTCACCACCAAGCATGTCGAGGAAGAGGAATAA
- a CDS encoding branched-chain amino acid ABC transporter ATP-binding protein/permease, giving the protein MNTLTKSSEGPAQRNWLSRNRVLTAFFVVVLALIPIVPTPEFWITLLNYIGLYSLVALGLVLLTGVGGLTSFGQAAFVGLGAYSTAYLTTQYGVSPWIGLLAGIVITVVSAYVIGLITMRMSGHYLPLATIAWGLSLFFLFGNLEFLGKYDGLNGIPVLNVLGKSLQTGREMFYLIWAVVVVAVLAVQNLLNSRPGRAIRALKGGGTMAEAMGVNTAWMKVVIFVFAAVLACISGFLYAHLQRAVNPTPFGLNYGIEYLFMAVVGGVGHVWGAVLGAGLLTILKDSLQSILPKLLGSNGNFEIIVFGVLLVLLLQYARDGVWPFIRKLFPSAPTARAPDDAPALKQREKPHAGELILDVRSARKEFGGLVAVNDVSFQVKAGEIIGLIGPNGAGKSTTFNLVTGVLPVTRGEVLYRGEHISGMPSREIVKRGIGRTFQHVQLLSGMTVLENVALGAHLRGDFAAQGGVLASVVRMNQAEEQKLLFEARRQLERVGLADCMYQEAGSLALGQQRILEIARALCCDPALLLLDEPAAGLRYKEKQALAALLTKLKAEGMSVLLVEHDMDFVMNLTDRLVVMEFGTKIAEGLPQEVQQNPAVLEAYLGGVE; this is encoded by the coding sequence ATGAACACGCTGACCAAATCTTCGGAAGGCCCTGCGCAGCGCAACTGGCTTTCTCGCAATCGCGTGCTGACCGCCTTCTTTGTGGTTGTGCTTGCGTTGATTCCGATCGTGCCCACGCCCGAATTCTGGATCACGCTGCTGAATTACATCGGGCTCTATAGCCTTGTCGCGCTGGGACTGGTGCTGCTGACAGGGGTGGGCGGCCTGACATCGTTCGGGCAGGCGGCGTTCGTTGGTCTGGGTGCGTACAGCACAGCGTATCTGACGACGCAGTATGGTGTGTCGCCGTGGATCGGCTTGCTGGCCGGGATCGTCATCACCGTGGTCAGCGCCTATGTGATCGGCCTGATCACGATGCGCATGTCGGGCCACTACCTGCCTCTGGCGACGATTGCGTGGGGCCTCTCGTTGTTCTTCCTGTTCGGCAACCTGGAATTCCTGGGCAAGTACGACGGGCTGAACGGCATTCCGGTGCTGAACGTGCTCGGCAAATCGTTGCAGACCGGGCGCGAGATGTTCTATCTGATCTGGGCCGTCGTCGTGGTGGCGGTGCTGGCGGTGCAGAACCTGCTGAATTCGCGCCCGGGCCGGGCTATCCGCGCGCTCAAGGGTGGCGGCACGATGGCCGAAGCCATGGGCGTGAACACGGCGTGGATGAAGGTGGTGATCTTCGTGTTTGCGGCGGTGCTGGCGTGCATTTCGGGCTTCCTCTATGCGCATCTGCAGCGCGCGGTGAACCCGACGCCGTTCGGTCTGAACTACGGTATCGAATACCTGTTCATGGCGGTGGTCGGTGGCGTGGGCCACGTGTGGGGCGCGGTGCTTGGCGCGGGTTTGCTGACCATCCTGAAAGACAGCCTGCAAAGCATTCTGCCGAAGCTGCTGGGCTCCAACGGCAACTTCGAGATCATTGTGTTTGGCGTGCTGCTTGTGCTGTTGCTGCAGTACGCGCGTGACGGCGTATGGCCGTTCATCCGCAAGCTGTTTCCCTCGGCACCGACGGCCCGTGCACCCGACGACGCACCGGCGCTCAAGCAGCGCGAGAAGCCGCATGCCGGTGAGCTGATCCTCGACGTACGCTCTGCACGCAAGGAGTTTGGCGGCCTGGTTGCCGTGAACGACGTCAGCTTCCAGGTGAAAGCCGGCGAGATCATCGGCCTGATCGGCCCCAATGGCGCAGGCAAGTCGACCACCTTCAACCTCGTGACAGGCGTGCTGCCGGTCACGCGTGGAGAGGTGCTCTACCGCGGCGAGCACATCAGCGGCATGCCTTCGCGCGAGATCGTCAAACGCGGCATCGGCCGTACCTTCCAGCATGTGCAATTGCTCTCGGGCATGACCGTGCTGGAAAACGTAGCGCTTGGCGCCCACCTGCGGGGCGACTTCGCGGCCCAGGGCGGCGTGCTCGCCAGCGTGGTGCGCATGAACCAGGCCGAAGAGCAAAAGCTGCTGTTTGAAGCGCGCCGCCAACTGGAACGCGTCGGCCTGGCCGATTGCATGTATCAGGAAGCCGGCAGCCTGGCGCTGGGCCAGCAACGCATTCTGGAAATCGCCCGTGCACTGTGCTGCGATCCGGCGCTGCTGCTGCTGGATGAGCCGGCCGCCGGCCTGCGCTACAAGGAAAAGCAGGCGCTGGCTGCGCTGCTCACCAAGCTCAAGGCCGAAGGCATGAGCGTGCTGCTGGTCGAGCACGACATGGATTTCGTCATGAACCTCACCGACCGGCTGGTCGTCATGGAGTTCGGTACCAAGATCGCCGAGGGGCTGCCGCAGGAAGTGCAGCAGAACCCCGCGGTGCTGGAAGCCTACCTGGGCGGCGTGGAATAA